In Listeria swaminathanii, a single window of DNA contains:
- a CDS encoding GNAT family N-acetyltransferase, which produces MNWTIWNKSQPVPLHLLLEADPSAKQIATYFDKSHVFQLVHADNIIGIVCLLPLNEQQLEIMNIAVSSEYRNQGIGKQLLEKAVDYAVQNHFSEIIVKTGNSSIDQLAFYQKNGFRMQQIMPNYFVEHYPDQTIIENGIACLDQIILSKEIKS; this is translated from the coding sequence ATGAACTGGACCATCTGGAATAAAAGCCAACCAGTCCCGCTCCATCTATTGTTAGAGGCCGATCCTAGCGCAAAACAAATTGCGACATACTTCGACAAGTCTCACGTGTTCCAATTAGTACACGCTGATAACATCATCGGCATCGTTTGTTTATTACCACTAAATGAGCAGCAACTCGAAATCATGAATATTGCTGTTTCTTCTGAATACCGCAACCAAGGTATTGGCAAACAATTACTCGAAAAAGCGGTTGATTATGCGGTTCAAAATCATTTTTCAGAAATCATCGTTAAAACTGGAAATTCCAGTATCGATCAACTTGCCTTTTATCAAAAAAATGGCTTTCGAATGCAGCAGATTATGCCAAATTATTTCGTTGAGCATTATCCTGACCAAACGATTATCGAAAATGGTATCGCCTGCCTTGATCAAATTATACTATCAAAAGAAATAAAATCCTGA
- the glmM gene encoding phosphoglucosamine mutase, giving the protein MGKYFGTDGVRGVANSELTPELAFRLGRMGGYVLTRHVGEHPRVLVARDTRISGEMLESALIAGLVSVGIEVMRLGVISTPGVAYLTKAQGASASVMISASHNPVDDNGIKFFGSDGFKLSDDQEEEIEQLLDTPEDTLPRPSGEGLGTVSDYFEGKQKYIQYLKQTIENDFNGYHIALDCANGATSGLATHLFADLDADISSMGASPNGLNINDGVGSTHPETLAAFVLDKKADVGLAFDGDGDRVIAIDELGQIVDGDKIMFICAKYMREQGLLNNNTIVSTVMSNLGFYKGLKELAIEDVQTAVGDRYVVEAMREGNYNLGGEQSGHIIFLDHNTTGDGLLSGIQLINVMKATGKKLSELAAEMKTFPQKLENIRVSDKNHVTDNPKVSKVIGEVEAEMAGNGRVLVRPSGTEPLVRVMVEAASQEETDEYCERISAVVRSEMALND; this is encoded by the coding sequence ATGGGTAAATATTTTGGTACGGATGGAGTTAGAGGTGTAGCAAACTCTGAATTAACACCAGAACTTGCATTCAGATTAGGTCGTATGGGTGGGTATGTTTTAACTCGTCACGTTGGTGAACATCCACGTGTGCTTGTTGCGCGCGATACACGTATATCAGGAGAAATGCTTGAATCCGCTTTAATCGCAGGACTTGTTTCTGTAGGAATTGAAGTAATGCGTTTAGGTGTTATTTCCACTCCAGGTGTAGCTTATTTAACAAAAGCACAAGGAGCTTCTGCCAGCGTAATGATTTCTGCCAGCCATAATCCAGTGGACGATAACGGCATTAAATTCTTTGGCTCTGATGGTTTTAAACTGTCAGACGATCAAGAAGAAGAAATTGAACAACTTCTTGATACACCAGAAGATACATTACCACGTCCAAGCGGTGAAGGCCTAGGAACCGTGAGCGATTATTTTGAAGGTAAACAAAAATATATTCAGTACTTAAAACAAACAATCGAAAATGATTTTAATGGTTATCATATTGCATTAGATTGTGCTAACGGAGCAACTTCTGGCTTAGCAACACATTTATTTGCAGATTTAGATGCCGATATTAGTTCAATGGGAGCTTCTCCTAATGGTCTAAATATCAATGACGGCGTTGGTTCTACACATCCAGAAACATTAGCTGCATTTGTTCTAGATAAAAAAGCAGACGTTGGTTTAGCTTTTGATGGCGACGGCGACCGTGTCATTGCAATTGACGAACTTGGCCAAATTGTTGATGGCGATAAAATCATGTTCATTTGCGCGAAATACATGCGTGAACAAGGTTTGTTAAATAACAACACGATTGTATCCACTGTTATGAGTAACTTAGGTTTCTATAAAGGCTTGAAAGAGCTTGCAATTGAAGACGTTCAAACGGCAGTAGGTGACCGTTACGTAGTAGAAGCGATGCGCGAAGGTAATTATAACCTTGGCGGCGAACAATCTGGTCATATTATTTTCTTAGATCATAATACAACTGGTGATGGACTTCTTTCCGGAATCCAATTAATCAACGTAATGAAAGCAACTGGGAAAAAATTATCTGAGCTTGCTGCTGAAATGAAAACATTCCCGCAAAAATTAGAAAATATCCGCGTAAGTGATAAAAATCATGTAACGGATAATCCAAAAGTAAGTAAAGTAATCGGTGAAGTAGAAGCAGAAATGGCTGGTAACGGCCGAGTTCTTGTTCGCCCATCTGGTACAGAACCACTAGTACGAGTTATGGTAGAAGCTGCTTCCCAAGAAGAAACAGACGAATATTGTGAACGTATTTCAGCGGTTGTTCGTTCAGAAATGGCACTTAACGACTAA
- a CDS encoding CdaR family protein: protein MDRILNNKWSIRIIALLLAAILFTSVNANNNNATSFSTTAASDSEVIENVPVKVYYDKTNLYISGIPETVTVTLSGPRSIVQSAKAQQDFTVYADLKNASIGTQEVKLQVKDASDRLKVKVSPATVTVNVQEKVTKKFSVDVELSKSVIADGYQAGTPIIDPKKVSITGAKDTIEQIAYVKATLENDGKHKSEFTDKATVSVFDSNLNKLDVEVSPQEVEVTVPVEKVGKSVPVKIKQEGTPENDIEISSMTPDKSEVVVVGDDAVLEKIKEIEIPIDVSKIKADTVKEVTVPVPTGAKSVQPTTIEVKIKTVKKSEANNNTTSDNNSGTDTNNENTDDNSTKISKSFSSMQVYMSGLKNTFDAQMIIPANGKVSVTITGEKKTVDGITAKDLSVIANLSKSKAGSYSIPLELNGLPDNVAYVINPRTADFIITDKEASIQVPSKNT from the coding sequence ATGGATCGAATTTTAAATAATAAATGGTCGATTCGGATTATAGCCCTATTACTCGCAGCCATCCTTTTTACATCTGTTAACGCAAATAACAATAACGCCACATCTTTTTCAACGACTGCTGCAAGTGATTCCGAAGTCATCGAGAATGTTCCTGTAAAAGTGTATTATGACAAAACCAACTTATACATTTCGGGTATCCCAGAAACCGTGACTGTCACGCTTTCCGGCCCTCGTAGTATTGTCCAATCTGCCAAAGCGCAGCAAGACTTTACCGTATATGCTGATTTGAAAAATGCCTCTATCGGAACACAAGAAGTTAAACTACAAGTAAAAGATGCATCTGATCGTTTGAAAGTAAAAGTGAGTCCAGCGACCGTGACAGTTAACGTCCAAGAAAAAGTAACGAAAAAATTCTCTGTAGATGTTGAATTAAGTAAATCTGTTATCGCAGACGGTTATCAAGCTGGAACGCCAATAATCGACCCTAAAAAAGTCTCCATTACTGGTGCCAAAGATACCATTGAACAAATCGCTTATGTCAAAGCGACACTCGAAAATGATGGCAAGCATAAATCGGAATTTACCGATAAAGCGACCGTTTCCGTTTTCGATAGTAATTTGAATAAGTTAGACGTTGAAGTAAGTCCTCAAGAAGTGGAAGTGACCGTCCCAGTTGAAAAAGTTGGGAAGTCGGTTCCAGTGAAAATTAAGCAAGAAGGCACGCCAGAAAATGATATTGAAATTTCCAGCATGACACCAGATAAGTCAGAAGTAGTTGTCGTTGGTGACGATGCGGTCCTTGAAAAAATCAAAGAAATCGAAATTCCAATTGATGTGTCTAAAATAAAAGCAGATACCGTCAAAGAAGTGACTGTTCCCGTTCCAACCGGCGCGAAATCAGTTCAACCGACGACGATTGAGGTTAAGATTAAGACCGTAAAAAAGTCTGAAGCAAATAACAACACGACCTCGGATAACAACTCAGGAACCGATACAAACAATGAAAACACAGATGATAATAGCACTAAAATTTCCAAGTCGTTTTCGAGTATGCAGGTATATATGAGTGGGTTGAAAAATACCTTCGATGCACAAATGATTATCCCAGCGAATGGAAAAGTTTCCGTGACGATTACTGGAGAGAAGAAAACGGTTGATGGAATTACAGCGAAGGATTTAAGTGTTATTGCTAATCTGAGTAAGAGCAAAGCAGGAAGCTATAGCATACCGCTAGAACTGAATGGTTTACCGGACAATGTCGCTTATGTTATTAATCCACGAACAGCAGATTTCATTATTACCGATAAAGAAGCATCCATTCAAGTACCTTCCAAAAACACATAA
- the dacA gene encoding diadenylate cyclase encodes MDFSNMSILHYLANIVDILVVWFVIYKMIMLIRGTKAVQLLKGIFIIIAVKLLSGFFGLQTVEWITDQMLTWGFLAIIIIFQPELRRALETLGRGNIFTRYGSRIEREQHHLIESIEKSTQYMAKRRIGALISVARDTGMDDYIETGIPLNAKISSQLLINIFIPNTPLHDGAVIIKGNEIASAASYLPLSDSPFLSKELGTRHRAALGISEVTDSITIVVSEETGGISLTKGGELFRDVSEEELHKILLKELVTVAGKKPSIFSKWKGGKSE; translated from the coding sequence ATGGATTTTTCCAATATGTCGATATTGCATTATCTAGCAAATATTGTAGATATTCTTGTCGTATGGTTTGTAATTTATAAAATGATCATGTTAATCCGAGGTACAAAAGCAGTACAATTATTAAAAGGCATTTTTATTATCATTGCAGTCAAATTATTAAGCGGATTTTTTGGTCTCCAAACAGTAGAATGGATTACGGATCAGATGCTTACTTGGGGATTCCTTGCAATTATAATTATCTTCCAACCGGAATTACGCCGTGCTTTAGAAACGCTCGGACGAGGCAATATTTTTACTCGTTATGGATCAAGAATCGAGCGCGAACAGCATCATTTAATTGAGTCTATCGAAAAATCCACCCAATACATGGCGAAACGTCGTATTGGCGCATTGATTTCAGTAGCACGTGATACTGGGATGGATGATTATATTGAAACAGGTATTCCGCTAAATGCAAAAATTTCTTCTCAATTATTAATTAATATCTTTATTCCTAATACGCCGCTTCATGATGGCGCTGTTATCATTAAAGGAAACGAAATTGCATCGGCAGCAAGTTATTTACCACTTTCAGATAGCCCGTTCTTATCCAAAGAACTTGGAACGCGTCACCGGGCTGCACTTGGAATTAGTGAAGTGACAGATAGTATTACCATCGTAGTTTCCGAAGAGACAGGCGGAATTTCCCTAACTAAAGGTGGAGAACTTTTCCGTGATGTTTCAGAAGAAGAGTTACATAAAATTCTTCTAAAAGAACTAGTTACTGTAGCTGGAAAGAAACCTTCTATCTTTTCTAAATGGAAAGGAGGCAAAAGCGAATGA
- a CDS encoding glycoside hydrolase family 65 protein, whose amino-acid sequence MAQKQLFEIEPWTLRTTKLDKENKRLQESLTSLGNGYMGMRGNFEEGYSGDGHIGTYYAGVWFPDKTRVGWWKNGYPDYFGKVINGLNFIGIEVRLDGEKLDLFVDEVSDFELELDMEKGVLRRRFTVVKNSKTFQISAERFLSVATKELAVIRYHVQSESPAKVELTSTLNGNVQNEDANYEEMFWQEVEKASSASRGSLVTKTIPNNFGTPRFTVSAVMENKTNTANQTNQTKALYAENHYQFDLQANEVAQMEKRVVITTSRDFEEGEILPAGEAILNSLETLSYEELLAAHVAGWRERWDKADVEIAGDDSAQQGIRFNIFQLFATYYGEDARLNIGPKGFTGEKYGGATYWDTEAFALPMYLSLTDKSVSRNLLKYRHDQLDGAKINAQKIGLGGALYPMVTFTGVECHNEWEITFEEIHRNGAIAYAIYNYTNYTGDDSYLKTDGIEVLTEITRFWADRVHLSDRLDKYMIHGVTGPNEYDNNVSNNWYTNYIAAWTIRYTLENLDAEAKKRLGVTEYEVAKWEDIEHRMYYPFDEKWQIFVQHDTFLDKELRSTDTLKSEDMPINQNWSWDKILRSCFIKQADVLQGLYLFYDDFDFDTKQRNFEFYEPLTVHESSLSPAVHAVLAAELGKYDKAVELYQRTARLDLDNINNDTDDGLHITSMAGSWLSIVQGFAGMRVTSGELSFAPFLPTGWDNYRFKINFRDRLLEVKVEVGQVTVKLCHGEPINLEMYKKKYLLETAITVEI is encoded by the coding sequence ATGGCACAGAAGCAATTATTTGAAATCGAACCATGGACATTACGTACAACCAAACTAGATAAAGAAAATAAACGTTTGCAGGAAAGCCTAACTTCACTCGGTAATGGATACATGGGGATGCGCGGGAATTTTGAAGAAGGATACTCCGGCGACGGCCATATTGGAACTTATTATGCAGGCGTATGGTTTCCCGATAAAACACGCGTTGGCTGGTGGAAAAATGGCTACCCAGATTATTTTGGAAAAGTCATTAACGGTCTTAATTTTATCGGAATTGAAGTGCGTCTTGACGGTGAAAAACTCGATTTATTTGTAGATGAAGTAAGCGATTTTGAACTAGAATTAGATATGGAAAAAGGCGTTTTAAGACGACGATTCACGGTTGTTAAAAATAGTAAAACTTTCCAAATTTCTGCGGAACGTTTTCTAAGTGTTGCAACGAAAGAACTAGCGGTTATTCGCTACCACGTGCAATCCGAAAGCCCGGCAAAAGTCGAATTAACATCTACTTTAAATGGTAACGTCCAAAATGAAGATGCCAACTATGAAGAAATGTTCTGGCAAGAAGTCGAAAAAGCTTCATCAGCAAGTCGCGGCTCGCTTGTAACTAAAACAATCCCAAATAACTTTGGTACACCACGCTTCACCGTTTCAGCAGTAATGGAAAATAAGACCAATACGGCAAATCAAACAAATCAAACAAAAGCCCTTTACGCCGAAAATCACTACCAATTCGACTTACAAGCAAATGAAGTGGCGCAAATGGAAAAACGCGTAGTCATCACAACTTCTCGTGATTTTGAAGAAGGGGAAATTTTACCAGCGGGAGAAGCGATTTTAAATAGTTTAGAAACATTGTCTTATGAAGAGTTACTAGCCGCACATGTAGCAGGGTGGCGCGAACGCTGGGATAAAGCCGATGTCGAGATTGCGGGAGACGATTCCGCCCAACAAGGCATCCGTTTTAACATTTTCCAATTATTTGCGACTTACTACGGCGAAGATGCAAGATTAAACATAGGCCCTAAAGGCTTCACTGGTGAAAAATATGGCGGCGCGACCTACTGGGATACCGAAGCATTCGCCTTACCAATGTATTTATCGCTGACTGATAAATCGGTGAGCCGTAACTTACTGAAATATCGTCACGATCAATTAGATGGCGCGAAAATAAATGCGCAGAAAATCGGCTTAGGTGGCGCACTGTACCCGATGGTAACTTTTACCGGAGTCGAGTGTCATAACGAATGGGAAATTACCTTTGAAGAAATTCACCGCAATGGCGCGATTGCCTATGCGATTTACAACTATACAAACTACACTGGTGATGATTCGTATTTAAAAACAGATGGTATCGAAGTATTAACTGAAATCACCCGTTTTTGGGCCGACCGTGTGCATTTATCCGATCGCCTCGATAAATATATGATTCACGGTGTTACTGGACCAAATGAATACGATAATAACGTCAGCAATAACTGGTATACAAATTACATCGCCGCTTGGACGATCCGTTATACGCTCGAAAATTTGGACGCAGAAGCAAAAAAACGTTTAGGCGTCACCGAGTATGAAGTCGCTAAATGGGAAGATATTGAGCATCGCATGTATTATCCTTTTGACGAAAAATGGCAGATTTTTGTGCAGCATGATACTTTTTTAGACAAAGAATTACGTTCTACGGATACACTAAAATCAGAAGATATGCCGATCAATCAAAACTGGTCATGGGATAAAATTTTGCGTTCTTGCTTCATTAAACAAGCAGATGTACTTCAAGGCTTATATTTGTTCTATGATGATTTTGACTTCGATACGAAACAACGCAACTTTGAATTTTATGAACCACTAACCGTACACGAATCTAGCTTATCTCCAGCAGTTCATGCGGTGTTAGCTGCGGAACTTGGGAAATATGATAAAGCAGTAGAACTGTATCAGCGGACGGCGCGACTGGATCTTGATAATATCAACAACGATACCGACGATGGCCTGCACATTACCTCCATGGCAGGAAGCTGGTTATCGATTGTCCAAGGATTTGCTGGCATGCGAGTAACATCCGGCGAGCTAAGTTTTGCACCATTCTTACCAACCGGCTGGGATAATTACCGTTTCAAAATTAACTTCCGTGATCGCTTGCTAGAAGTAAAAGTGGAAGTTGGTCAAGTGACTGTGAAATTATGCCACGGTGAGCCAATTAATTTAGAAATGTATAAGAAAAAATATTTGCTAGAAACGGCTATAACAGTAGAAATTTAA
- a CDS encoding DUF1189 domain-containing protein: MKKVPFIIQYVKSTLGPTAIFEGRKVLKFWQMVIVFIFLNALLLLPVSAHFANQSSFDLPSLMPKMATLGTDQLATELSGLELVNGELADKNAHIVEKSANGVAGVNLTQAELAGAKNIINFKDQEMTLTDASGYNFEVSYPKNATLSEITSGESLIDWVSAQWYLENQAFVFLSMVLMIGSIIFVSSLMLAIFTTLFIWMTKRSSFSSIASFKESLNLTLNALGIPVIAACIIGFIYFDITVIMAVQSLGMVLMIAWTFLKTRFYKTSEKSMAASR, from the coding sequence ATGAAAAAAGTTCCGTTTATCATTCAATATGTAAAAAGTACGCTCGGTCCAACGGCAATTTTCGAAGGTCGGAAAGTACTGAAATTCTGGCAAATGGTCATCGTATTTATTTTCTTAAATGCGCTGCTATTATTACCTGTATCCGCTCATTTTGCCAATCAGTCAAGCTTTGATTTACCGAGTTTAATGCCGAAAATGGCAACACTTGGTACGGATCAACTAGCGACAGAACTTAGTGGACTGGAGCTAGTAAATGGAGAGCTGGCAGACAAAAATGCGCATATCGTCGAAAAATCAGCAAATGGTGTGGCTGGCGTGAATTTAACGCAAGCAGAACTGGCTGGAGCTAAAAATATTATTAACTTCAAAGACCAGGAAATGACGCTGACAGATGCGAGTGGCTACAATTTCGAAGTGAGCTATCCGAAAAACGCGACGTTAAGCGAAATTACGTCTGGGGAATCGCTCATTGATTGGGTTTCAGCGCAGTGGTACTTGGAAAATCAAGCCTTTGTTTTCTTATCGATGGTACTAATGATTGGCTCGATTATTTTCGTTAGTTCGCTGATGTTGGCTATATTCACAACGCTTTTCATTTGGATGACCAAACGGAGCAGTTTTTCAAGCATTGCTTCTTTTAAAGAATCACTTAATTTAACGCTAAATGCACTGGGGATTCCGGTGATTGCGGCTTGTATTATCGGCTTTATCTACTTTGATATTACAGTTATTATGGCCGTTCAGTCGCTTGGAATGGTGTTAATGATAGCATGGACATTTTTAAAGACAAGATTTTATAAGACTAGTGAAAAAAGTATGGCTGCTAGTCGCTAA
- a CDS encoding sugar ABC transporter permease, which produces MRDFMKDQRTTKFLTQFFTYLFLTVLTIIILYPILITASSAFKPGNIAAFTLEWSDSWTLNNFTRLFNETLYLDWYKNTLIIAVVTMIMQVTIVTLAGYTYSRYRFKGRKNSLVFFLIIQMVPTMAALTAFYVLAMLLGALDQYWFLTLIYIGGGIPMNTWLMKGYFDTVPRDLDESAKLDGAGHFRIFAQIILPLVRPMIAVQALWAFMGPFGDFLLAKFLLRTPENLTIAVGLQTFIANPQQQKVALFAAGAILAALPICLLFFFLQKNFVSGLTAGGTKG; this is translated from the coding sequence ATGAGAGACTTTATGAAAGATCAGCGGACAACAAAGTTTTTAACACAGTTTTTCACGTATTTATTTTTAACCGTGCTTACGATTATTATTTTGTATCCGATTCTAATAACTGCATCTTCGGCCTTCAAACCAGGGAATATCGCGGCGTTTACACTGGAGTGGTCGGATAGCTGGACGCTGAATAACTTTACAAGATTATTTAATGAAACATTATATCTTGATTGGTACAAAAACACGCTGATTATCGCGGTTGTAACGATGATTATGCAAGTAACGATTGTGACACTTGCCGGTTATACATATAGCCGTTACCGTTTCAAAGGTCGTAAAAATAGCTTAGTGTTCTTCTTGATTATTCAAATGGTGCCAACAATGGCCGCGCTAACAGCTTTCTACGTGTTAGCAATGCTACTAGGCGCGCTTGACCAATATTGGTTCTTAACATTAATTTATATCGGCGGCGGGATTCCAATGAACACATGGCTGATGAAGGGCTACTTCGATACCGTGCCACGTGATCTTGATGAATCCGCCAAACTCGACGGCGCAGGGCACTTCCGGATTTTTGCGCAAATCATTTTACCACTTGTAAGACCGATGATTGCCGTTCAAGCTCTCTGGGCATTCATGGGACCATTCGGTGACTTCTTACTTGCAAAATTCCTACTAAGAACGCCAGAAAACTTAACAATCGCGGTTGGTCTTCAAACCTTTATTGCCAACCCTCAACAACAAAAAGTAGCCTTATTCGCAGCGGGCGCAATCTTAGCCGCGCTACCAATTTGTTTACTGTTCTTCTTCTTACAAAAGAATTTTGTTTCCGGCCTAACTGCTGGTGGAACAAAAGGATAA
- a CDS encoding sugar ABC transporter permease produces MKLEQKQIKNVRQATLLSIIPGLGQFYNKQNFKGIVFFALFALFIIEFFAVGLNALIGLVTLGSVPGVDHSLFLMIEGTLQLIVTLLFIGFWFINIFDARRVAMQWNLGETVNRSAIAIIKNMLDKGFPYLLTLPAYLVMTFVIIFPVLVTLFMAFTNYDFYHIPPANLIDWVGFKNFFNIFFLSSYRDTFLSVFSWTLVWTICATSLQIVVGVFTAIVANQSFIKGKRLFGVVFLLPWAVPAFITIMSFSNMFNDSIGAINSQVIPLLNHLPFVDINAIAWKTDPFWTKVALIGIQGWLGFPYIYVMVTGVLQAIPGELYEAARIDGASAIQRFRKITLPMILFVTAPVFITQYTFNFNNFSIIYLFNEGGPGSVGAGAGSTDILISWIYKLTTGTSPQYAVAAAVTLLISIIVITVSMIAFKKTNAFGNEEMM; encoded by the coding sequence ATGAAACTAGAACAAAAACAAATTAAAAATGTTCGTCAAGCGACTTTGTTATCAATCATTCCGGGACTTGGTCAATTTTATAATAAGCAAAATTTTAAAGGGATTGTCTTTTTCGCACTATTTGCTTTGTTTATCATAGAATTTTTTGCAGTTGGGCTGAATGCACTTATTGGCCTCGTGACACTTGGATCTGTGCCGGGTGTGGACCATTCCTTATTCTTAATGATTGAGGGTACTTTACAATTAATTGTGACATTACTATTTATAGGCTTTTGGTTTATAAATATTTTCGATGCAAGACGCGTGGCTATGCAGTGGAACCTCGGTGAAACTGTCAATCGTTCCGCAATTGCTATTATAAAAAATATGCTCGACAAAGGCTTCCCGTACTTACTTACGCTACCCGCTTACCTAGTGATGACTTTTGTTATTATTTTCCCAGTTCTTGTAACGCTTTTCATGGCATTTACGAACTATGATTTTTACCATATTCCGCCAGCGAACTTAATTGACTGGGTTGGATTTAAGAACTTCTTTAATATTTTCTTCCTAAGTTCGTATCGCGACACATTCCTGAGTGTATTTTCGTGGACGCTCGTTTGGACGATCTGTGCGACTTCTTTGCAAATTGTTGTTGGGGTATTCACAGCGATTGTAGCGAACCAAAGCTTTATTAAAGGAAAACGTCTTTTCGGGGTAGTTTTCTTACTTCCTTGGGCGGTACCAGCTTTTATTACGATTATGAGTTTTTCGAATATGTTTAACGATAGTATCGGGGCGATTAATTCGCAAGTTATCCCGCTTCTAAACCATTTGCCATTTGTTGATATCAATGCGATTGCTTGGAAAACAGATCCTTTCTGGACAAAAGTGGCGCTGATTGGTATCCAAGGTTGGCTTGGTTTTCCGTATATTTACGTTATGGTTACAGGGGTGCTTCAAGCGATTCCTGGTGAGCTTTACGAAGCAGCTAGAATTGATGGAGCAAGCGCGATTCAACGTTTCCGTAAAATTACGCTACCGATGATTTTATTCGTAACAGCGCCTGTATTTATTACGCAATATACATTTAACTTCAATAACTTTTCAATTATTTACTTATTCAATGAAGGTGGTCCCGGAAGTGTCGGAGCAGGCGCAGGATCAACCGATATCTTAATTTCATGGATTTACAAATTAACAACAGGTACTTCGCCACAATACGCTGTAGCTGCTGCTGTGACGTTACTTATTTCAATTATCGTCATTACCGTTTCGATGATTGCCTTTAAGAAAACGAATGCCTTTGGGAACGAGGAGATGATGTAA
- a CDS encoding extracellular solute-binding protein — MKRFKKVGIVSAVLVMALSLAACGGGKDTSKSGSSDEKTLTVSVDAGYKDYVNKIKGDFEKDNDVKVKVVEKDMFETLEALPLDGPAGTAPDIMMSAFDRIGSLGQQGHLAEVKLGNKDDYDEKDQKQVTIDDKIYGAPAIIETLVLYYNKDLLDKAPATFKDLETLSKDSRFAFTSEKGKNTGFLAKWTDFYFSYGLLAGYGGYVFGDEGTNPKDIGLNNKGSVEGITYATKWFQDVWPKGMQDNKSADDFIQDQFVKGKAAAILGGPWSAANYKEAKINYGVAKIPTLDNGKEYSPFAGGKGWVVSNYSKNKDVAQKWLDYVTDQKNQETLYDMTNEVPANLKARDTAKSKNDELTNAVIEQYKNAQPMPNIPEMSEVWTGAENLMFDAASGSKTPQQSADDAVKVIEDNVTQKYTK, encoded by the coding sequence ATGAAGCGTTTCAAAAAAGTGGGAATAGTTTCGGCGGTTTTAGTAATGGCTTTAAGCTTGGCAGCATGTGGTGGCGGAAAAGATACTAGCAAATCGGGCTCATCTGATGAAAAGACATTAACGGTTTCTGTTGACGCAGGTTACAAAGACTACGTGAACAAAATAAAAGGTGATTTTGAAAAAGACAATGACGTGAAAGTAAAAGTAGTCGAAAAAGACATGTTTGAAACGTTAGAAGCACTTCCACTTGACGGTCCAGCTGGAACTGCACCAGACATAATGATGTCTGCATTTGATAGAATCGGAAGCCTAGGTCAACAAGGACATTTGGCGGAAGTTAAACTTGGTAATAAAGACGATTACGATGAAAAAGACCAAAAACAAGTAACCATTGATGATAAAATTTACGGTGCTCCAGCAATTATTGAAACATTAGTTCTTTACTATAATAAAGATTTACTCGACAAAGCCCCAGCAACTTTTAAAGATTTAGAAACACTTTCCAAAGATTCTCGTTTTGCTTTCACTTCTGAAAAAGGAAAAAATACTGGTTTCTTAGCAAAATGGACTGATTTCTACTTCTCTTACGGACTTCTTGCAGGATACGGTGGTTATGTGTTCGGCGATGAAGGTACAAATCCAAAAGACATCGGTTTAAACAATAAAGGTTCGGTTGAAGGAATTACTTATGCAACAAAATGGTTCCAAGATGTATGGCCAAAAGGTATGCAAGATAATAAGAGTGCGGATGACTTTATCCAAGACCAATTTGTTAAAGGTAAAGCAGCAGCTATTCTAGGCGGCCCTTGGTCAGCAGCAAACTACAAAGAAGCAAAAATTAATTACGGCGTAGCAAAAATCCCAACACTTGATAACGGCAAAGAGTATTCTCCATTTGCAGGCGGTAAAGGTTGGGTTGTAAGTAACTATTCTAAAAACAAAGATGTAGCTCAAAAATGGTTGGATTATGTGACTGACCAAAAAAATCAAGAAACTTTATATGATATGACAAATGAAGTACCAGCTAACTTAAAAGCACGCGATACAGCAAAATCGAAAAATGACGAATTAACAAATGCCGTTATCGAACAATACAAAAATGCGCAACCAATGCCAAATATTCCAGAAATGTCGGAAGTTTGGACTGGTGCTGAAAACTTAATGTTTGATGCAGCTTCTGGTTCGAAAACACCGCAACAATCAGCGGACGATGCAGTAAAAGTAATTGAAGACAATGTAACGCAAAAATATACTAAGTAA